A region of Streptomyces sp. WMMC500 DNA encodes the following proteins:
- the uraH gene encoding hydroxyisourate hydrolase codes for MSVGAASVSTHILDTSLGRPAAGVRVELSVSAGGTAGTGGDAGGWTAHAASATDADGRVRDLPALPAGTTHVRLVFATGPYLSEPGAEDRQDAPARANGGAFFPEVTVVFAVDSGEHHHVPLLLTPFGYSVYRGS; via the coding sequence ATGAGCGTCGGCGCCGCGTCCGTCTCCACGCACATCCTCGACACCAGCCTCGGCCGCCCCGCGGCCGGGGTCCGCGTCGAACTGTCGGTCAGCGCCGGCGGAACGGCCGGAACCGGCGGGGACGCCGGCGGCTGGACCGCCCACGCCGCCTCCGCCACCGACGCCGACGGCCGCGTCCGGGACCTCCCGGCGCTGCCGGCGGGCACCACCCACGTACGGCTGGTCTTCGCCACCGGCCCGTACCTCAGCGAACCAGGAGCCGAGGACCGGCAGGACGCCCCCGCGCGCGCGAACGGCGGCGCTTTCTTCCCGGAGGTGACGGTCGTCTTCGCCGTCGACTCCGGCGAGCACCACCACGTGCCGCTGCTGCTCACCCCGTTCGGCTACTCCGTATACCGAGGGAGCTAG
- the uraD gene encoding 2-oxo-4-hydroxy-4-carboxy-5-ureidoimidazoline decarboxylase: MTSRVPPGLARLNSAGEQAVAALLHEVCAARAWAAAVAAGRPYAAPADLYAAAAAALAALDDAGLAEAMAGHPPIGRPAPGDPAAAREQRGMAGAPAELRAELRELNLAYQERFGHVFLICATGLSAERMRDALRARLGNAPEREREIARGELGKINRIRLTRLVEAEGA, encoded by the coding sequence GTGACTTCGCGCGTTCCGCCGGGCCTCGCCCGGCTCAACTCAGCCGGTGAGCAGGCCGTCGCCGCACTGCTGCACGAGGTGTGCGCGGCCCGCGCCTGGGCCGCGGCCGTCGCCGCCGGCCGGCCCTACGCCGCCCCCGCCGACCTGTACGCCGCGGCCGCAGCCGCCCTCGCCGCGCTCGACGACGCGGGACTGGCCGAGGCGATGGCCGGGCACCCGCCCATCGGCCGGCCGGCGCCGGGCGATCCCGCCGCGGCGCGCGAGCAGCGCGGCATGGCGGGGGCGCCGGCGGAGCTGCGGGCGGAGCTGCGGGAGCTGAACCTCGCGTACCAGGAGCGGTTCGGGCACGTCTTCCTCATCTGCGCGACGGGCCTGTCCGCCGAGCGGATGCGCGACGCACTGCGCGCGCGTCTCGGCAACGCGCCGGAGCGGGAACGGGAGATCGCCCGCGGCGAGCTGGGCAAGATCAACCGTATCCGGCTGACCCGCCTCGTCGAAGCAGAAGGAGCCTGA
- a CDS encoding helix-turn-helix domain-containing protein → MTVPADHPFVAAVTPLVAAMGGELVPPEAAEGDDVVLSWEGRELVAVRLPHLADSLDHMLAELERRHGVPLAQLDRRTKQQVVRVLETRGAFSVRHGVETVAGALGVSRFTIYNYLNREARQGPPAADG, encoded by the coding sequence ATGACGGTGCCCGCGGACCACCCGTTCGTCGCCGCGGTCACGCCGCTGGTGGCCGCGATGGGCGGGGAGCTGGTTCCGCCGGAGGCGGCGGAGGGCGACGACGTCGTGCTGTCCTGGGAGGGCCGCGAGCTGGTGGCGGTGCGGCTGCCGCATCTGGCGGACTCGCTGGACCACATGCTCGCGGAGCTGGAGCGCCGGCACGGCGTGCCGCTCGCGCAGCTCGACCGCAGGACGAAGCAGCAGGTCGTACGGGTCCTGGAGACCCGCGGCGCGTTCTCCGTGCGGCACGGGGTGGAGACGGTGGCCGGCGCGCTGGGCGTCAGCAGGTTCACCATCTACAACTACCTGAACAGGGAAGCCCGGCAGGGCCCGCCGGCGGCGGACGGCTGA
- a CDS encoding FAD-dependent monooxygenase: protein MTRTPRVAVAGAGLGGLAAAAALVRQGLEVAVYEQRPRLPEDETALHLAPNGSRILQRWGLGAELLELAVQPVALEFREWSDGTLTWRQPLGRMGPGAFAAPYCTLLTDELYDLLLARLPQERIRLGRRLSGFTGRADGVELEFADGGTATADVLVGADGVRSLVRSRLIGTPRRVYHGTTAYSGAVQADEVPELARDRVTVWLGPESRMVGAPVAQGEQFGFVAVAPSRSRTARQRPASGRPTALAADFGGWAPDVKAIAAAAGGVQSWTPYDHAPLKRWGSGRVTLLGDAAHPMLPYHGQGVSQCLEDAVALAHHLARAPDPTLALRRYEALRLPHTARVQLGSRANAFRPAAAPDITWAQVYDIGEHLPG from the coding sequence ATGACAAGGACCCCGCGGGTGGCTGTCGCCGGCGCCGGGCTCGGCGGGCTCGCCGCCGCGGCGGCGCTCGTCCGGCAGGGCCTGGAGGTCGCCGTGTACGAACAGCGGCCCCGGCTGCCGGAGGACGAGACGGCGCTGCACCTGGCGCCCAACGGCAGCCGCATCCTCCAGCGCTGGGGCCTGGGCGCGGAGTTGCTCGAACTCGCCGTGCAGCCGGTCGCGCTGGAGTTCCGCGAGTGGAGCGACGGCACGCTGACCTGGCGGCAGCCGCTCGGCAGAATGGGCCCGGGCGCCTTCGCGGCCCCGTACTGCACGCTGCTCACGGACGAGTTGTACGACCTGCTCCTCGCCCGGCTGCCGCAGGAGCGCATCCGGCTCGGCCGCCGGCTGTCCGGCTTCACGGGCCGGGCGGACGGCGTGGAGCTGGAGTTCGCGGACGGGGGCACCGCGACGGCCGACGTGCTGGTGGGCGCCGACGGCGTGCGCTCGCTGGTGCGCTCCCGGCTGATCGGCACGCCCCGGCGCGTCTACCACGGCACCACCGCCTACAGCGGTGCGGTGCAGGCGGACGAGGTGCCGGAGCTGGCCCGCGACCGGGTCACCGTGTGGCTCGGCCCGGAGTCCCGGATGGTGGGCGCGCCGGTGGCCCAGGGCGAGCAGTTCGGCTTCGTCGCCGTGGCGCCGTCCCGGAGCCGTACGGCCCGGCAGCGCCCGGCGAGCGGCCGGCCCACCGCTCTGGCGGCCGACTTCGGCGGCTGGGCGCCGGACGTCAAGGCGATCGCGGCCGCGGCGGGCGGCGTACAGTCCTGGACGCCGTACGACCACGCCCCGCTCAAGCGATGGGGCAGCGGGCGGGTCACGCTCCTCGGCGACGCCGCCCACCCGATGCTCCCGTACCACGGACAGGGCGTCAGCCAGTGCCTGGAGGACGCCGTGGCCCTCGCGCACCACCTGGCCAGGGCCCCCGACCCGACGCTGGCGCTGCGCCGGTACGAGGCGCTGCGGCTGCCGCACACCGCCCGGGTGCAGCTCGGCTCGCGCGCCAACGCCTTCCGGCCGGCCGCCGCACCGGACATCACCTGGGCGCAGGTCTACGACATCGGGGAACACCTGCCGGGCTGA
- a CDS encoding response regulator transcription factor, which translates to MSIRVVVADDQALLRGSFRVLVETAPGLSVVGEAATGAEAVGLAAAELPDVVLMDVRMPEVDGIEATRQICGSPATAGVRVVILTMFDLDEYVYGALRAGASGFLLKDTPPAELLRAIRVVARGQALLAPSVTQRLIRHFSRLPEPLPDLPEDLTRVTVREQEVLVLVARGLANGEIADRLGLSLPTVKSHVSHLLTKLDARDRIQLVITAYETGLVTPSRR; encoded by the coding sequence ATGTCGATCCGAGTCGTGGTCGCCGACGACCAGGCGCTGCTGCGCGGAAGTTTCCGGGTGCTGGTCGAGACGGCGCCCGGCCTCAGCGTGGTGGGCGAGGCGGCGACGGGCGCGGAGGCGGTCGGGCTGGCGGCGGCGGAACTGCCGGACGTGGTGCTGATGGACGTACGGATGCCGGAGGTCGACGGCATCGAGGCGACGCGGCAGATCTGCGGCTCCCCCGCGACGGCCGGGGTGCGGGTGGTGATCCTGACGATGTTCGACCTCGACGAGTACGTCTACGGGGCGCTGCGCGCGGGCGCGAGCGGCTTCCTGCTCAAGGACACCCCGCCGGCGGAGCTGCTGCGCGCGATCCGCGTCGTCGCCCGCGGGCAGGCGCTGCTGGCGCCGTCGGTGACGCAGCGCCTGATCCGCCACTTCAGCCGGCTGCCGGAGCCGCTGCCCGACCTGCCGGAAGATCTGACGCGGGTGACGGTGCGGGAGCAGGAGGTGCTGGTGCTGGTGGCCCGCGGCCTGGCGAACGGGGAGATCGCGGACCGGCTGGGGCTGAGCCTGCCGACGGTGAAGTCGCACGTGAGCCATCTGCTGACGAAGCTGGACGCCCGGGACCGCATCCAACTGGTCATCACCGCGTACGAAACCGGCCTGGTGACCCCCTCCCGCCGCTGA
- a CDS encoding response regulator transcription factor: MSAVRVYVVDDHPVFRDGVRVALENVPDLEIAGESGAGEDALTALAEPDSRVDVVLMDLHLPGCSGVEATRQLNSARRGGPSPRVLVMSASVEDDAVVAALRAGAYGYLDKGASRAELLGAVRCVAAGGAVFSPAVAERLSRYFSALHTVPAGRAFPQLTQREREVLDLIARSYNNRRIARELVLSEKTVRNHISNIFAKLGVQDRIAAMLRAREAGLGE, from the coding sequence ATGAGCGCGGTGCGGGTGTACGTCGTCGACGACCACCCGGTGTTCCGGGACGGGGTGCGGGTGGCGCTGGAGAACGTGCCGGACCTGGAGATCGCGGGCGAGTCGGGGGCGGGCGAGGACGCGCTGACGGCGCTGGCGGAGCCGGACTCGCGGGTTGACGTGGTGCTGATGGACCTCCATCTGCCGGGCTGTTCGGGGGTGGAGGCGACGCGGCAGCTCAACTCCGCGCGCCGCGGCGGGCCGTCGCCGCGGGTGCTGGTGATGTCGGCGTCGGTGGAGGACGACGCGGTGGTCGCGGCGCTGCGCGCGGGCGCGTACGGCTACCTGGACAAGGGCGCGTCCCGGGCCGAGCTGCTGGGCGCGGTGCGGTGTGTGGCGGCGGGCGGCGCGGTCTTCAGCCCGGCGGTGGCGGAGCGGCTGAGCCGGTACTTCTCGGCGCTGCACACGGTGCCGGCGGGGCGGGCGTTCCCGCAGTTGACGCAGCGGGAGCGGGAGGTGCTGGACCTGATCGCGCGCAGCTACAACAACCGGCGGATCGCGCGGGAGCTGGTGTTGTCGGAGAAGACGGTGCGCAACCACATCTCGAACATCTTCGCGAAGCTGGGTGTGCAGGACCGGATCGCCGCGATGTTGCGGGCACGGGAGGCGGGGCTGGGGGAGTGA
- a CDS encoding sensor histidine kinase: MGTHALAGECPEPGAQAALRVLAARTRDEVRPAEAATLACELAVAHLGAAGAALRTLRRGAAASLRARAGEAAAPAVRRPLVHQGEVYGVFSCYAPPRGCDLDTYVDQLAPMVAALVLREELRRRGDQVVAAREAERHRLRRDLHDGLGGNLASIRLRLETAADLLAHESRGRRLVADAARTAAGINAEIRSVIDDLRPPDLTEAGLAGALVRLAARHDGTGTEVRARVPRRLRALHPAVEVAAYRIAAEGLTNALRHAAARTVQLGVWTSATALRLDIADDGPGRLPRRPPGLGLASMARRAEEVGGTLRILPRTDLPHGTLVRALLPGGPG, encoded by the coding sequence GTGGGGACCCATGCCCTGGCGGGGGAGTGCCCCGAGCCGGGCGCCCAGGCCGCGTTGCGCGTGCTCGCCGCGCGGACACGCGACGAGGTGCGGCCGGCCGAGGCGGCCACGCTGGCCTGCGAACTGGCGGTCGCCCACCTCGGCGCGGCCGGCGCGGCCCTGCGCACGCTGCGCCGCGGCGCAGCGGCGAGCCTCCGCGCACGGGCCGGGGAGGCCGCCGCCCCGGCGGTGCGCCGGCCGCTGGTGCACCAGGGCGAGGTCTACGGGGTGTTCAGTTGCTACGCGCCGCCGCGCGGCTGCGACCTCGACACGTACGTGGACCAACTCGCCCCGATGGTCGCCGCGCTCGTGCTGCGCGAGGAACTGCGCCGCCGCGGCGACCAGGTCGTCGCCGCCCGCGAGGCCGAGCGGCACCGGCTCCGCCGCGACCTGCACGACGGCCTCGGCGGCAACCTCGCCAGCATCCGGCTGCGGCTGGAGACGGCGGCCGACCTGCTCGCCCACGAGTCCCGGGGCCGCCGGCTCGTCGCCGACGCCGCCCGCACGGCCGCCGGCATCAACGCCGAGATCCGCTCGGTCATCGACGACCTGCGGCCCCCCGACCTGACCGAGGCCGGGCTCGCCGGCGCGCTGGTCCGGCTCGCCGCCCGCCACGACGGCACGGGCACGGAGGTACGGGCCCGGGTGCCGCGGCGGCTGCGCGCGCTGCACCCGGCGGTGGAGGTCGCCGCGTACCGCATCGCCGCCGAGGGGCTGACCAACGCGCTGCGGCACGCCGCGGCCCGTACCGTCCAGCTCGGGGTGTGGACCTCGGCCACGGCGCTGCGCCTGGACATCGCCGACGACGGCCCCGGACGGCTGCCGCGGCGCCCGCCGGGACTGGGCCTCGCGTCGATGGCCAGGCGCGCGGAGGAGGTGGGCGGCACGCTGCGGATCCTGCCGCGCACGGACCTGCCGCACGGGACGCTGGTGCGCGCGCTGTTGCCGGGAGGGCCGGGATGA
- a CDS encoding sensor histidine kinase gives MHSDGSDGGTPRHHRPRRRGRVVPPDLLAAAGFAGLTVLTALAPVAARGHPPGWLVAAVAAASAGPPAARRSSPLPACCASLAVAVAAWPLGWGAAGFAAVAYTLYPVALTRPRRDLAAAVVAAALAGGPLCLAAAGLVGDAPLHPRTLGFAVLLPAAAWVAGRLVRDRRLAAARAAEDLALRAVAGERLRVARELHDVVTHSIGLIAVKASVANHVAAERPAEVVESLRAIESISREALAELRGMLRLLRVDTGAPADPSPGPRNLDPAPGVAGLGTLADRVRAAGVAVELTTSGLDDVPAGVGLSVYRIAQESLTNVVKHAGVAACRVDVEADGTDVRIEVTDDGRAVRDRAAKPAGGHGLVGMRERAAMYGGVLDAGPTAGGGYRVMARLPYAPAPEDGVRSGAPGP, from the coding sequence GTGCACAGCGACGGAAGCGACGGAGGCACACCCCGGCACCACCGACCGCGGCGGCGCGGCCGGGTGGTGCCGCCGGACCTGCTCGCCGCCGCCGGGTTCGCGGGCCTGACGGTGCTCACCGCGCTGGCGCCGGTGGCCGCACGCGGGCACCCGCCGGGCTGGCTGGTCGCCGCCGTCGCCGCGGCCTCGGCCGGCCCGCCCGCGGCACGCCGCTCATCCCCGCTGCCCGCGTGCTGCGCGAGTCTGGCCGTCGCGGTGGCGGCGTGGCCGCTGGGCTGGGGCGCCGCGGGGTTCGCCGCCGTCGCGTACACGCTCTACCCGGTGGCGCTCACCCGGCCGCGCCGCGACCTGGCCGCCGCCGTCGTGGCCGCCGCGCTCGCCGGCGGGCCGCTGTGCCTGGCCGCCGCCGGGCTCGTCGGCGACGCACCCCTCCACCCACGGACGCTCGGCTTCGCCGTGCTGCTGCCCGCCGCCGCCTGGGTCGCCGGCCGCCTGGTACGGGACCGGCGGCTGGCCGCCGCCCGGGCCGCGGAGGACCTGGCGCTGCGTGCCGTCGCCGGCGAACGGCTGCGCGTGGCCCGTGAGTTGCACGACGTCGTGACGCACAGCATCGGCCTCATCGCCGTCAAGGCGTCGGTGGCCAACCACGTGGCGGCCGAGCGGCCCGCCGAGGTCGTCGAGTCGCTGCGGGCCATCGAGTCCATCAGCCGCGAGGCGCTCGCCGAACTCCGCGGCATGCTGCGGCTGCTGCGCGTCGACACCGGCGCCCCCGCGGACCCCTCCCCGGGCCCGCGGAACCTGGACCCGGCGCCGGGCGTCGCCGGCCTCGGCACGCTCGCCGACCGGGTGCGCGCCGCGGGCGTCGCGGTGGAGCTGACGACCAGCGGGCTCGACGACGTGCCCGCCGGCGTGGGCCTGTCGGTCTACCGCATCGCGCAGGAGTCGCTGACCAACGTGGTCAAGCACGCCGGGGTGGCGGCCTGCCGCGTCGATGTCGAGGCCGACGGCACGGACGTACGGATCGAGGTGACCGACGACGGCCGCGCCGTACGGGACCGGGCGGCGAAGCCGGCCGGCGGCCACGGGCTCGTCGGCATGCGCGAACGCGCCGCCATGTACGGCGGGGTGCTCGACGCGGGGCCGACGGCGGGCGGCGGCTACCGGGTCATGGCCCGGCTGCCGTACGCGCCGGCGCCGGAAGACGGAGTCCGGTCGGGCGCGCCGGGACCCTGA
- a CDS encoding TIM barrel protein, which yields MGFGNQRFTVNLSILFTELPLLDRPAAAAAAGFDAVELWWPWPDAPVPDPSELDALRTALDTAGTRLTGLNFYAGRLPGPDRGALSVPGAESERFRANLDVAADFAAATGCTALNALYGNRAEGVTAAEQDLLALENLVLAARAADRAGAVLLIEALNGPESPHYPLLDASEAVAMAEKVDAASGLGNARFLMDLYHLSMNGADLEQVIDAHAGRTGHVQIADNPGRGAPGTGTLPLAALLDRLTAAGYDGHVGLEYKPGDRPSAESFDWLPR from the coding sequence ATGGGCTTCGGCAACCAGCGCTTCACAGTGAACCTGTCGATCCTGTTCACCGAGCTTCCGCTGCTCGACCGCCCGGCCGCGGCGGCGGCGGCCGGCTTCGACGCCGTCGAGCTGTGGTGGCCCTGGCCCGACGCGCCCGTTCCCGACCCGTCGGAGCTGGACGCGCTGCGTACCGCGCTCGACACGGCCGGCACCCGGCTGACCGGCCTCAACTTCTACGCCGGCCGACTGCCCGGGCCCGACCGCGGCGCGCTCTCCGTGCCCGGTGCGGAGTCCGAGCGGTTCCGCGCCAACCTCGACGTGGCCGCCGACTTCGCCGCCGCCACCGGCTGCACCGCGCTCAACGCCCTCTACGGCAACCGCGCCGAGGGCGTCACCGCCGCCGAGCAGGACCTGCTCGCGCTGGAGAACCTGGTGCTCGCCGCCCGCGCGGCGGACCGGGCCGGCGCCGTCCTGCTGATCGAGGCGCTCAACGGGCCGGAGTCCCCGCACTATCCGCTGCTCGATGCTTCGGAGGCGGTCGCGATGGCCGAGAAGGTCGACGCCGCCTCCGGCCTCGGCAACGCCCGCTTCCTGATGGACCTCTACCACCTGTCGATGAACGGCGCGGACCTGGAGCAGGTCATCGACGCCCACGCCGGGCGCACCGGCCACGTGCAGATCGCCGACAACCCGGGCCGCGGCGCCCCCGGCACCGGCACGCTGCCGCTGGCCGCGCTGCTGGACCGGCTGACCGCGGCCGGGTACGACGGTCACGTGGGCCTGGAGTACAAGCCCGGCGACCGGCCGAGCGCCGAGTCCTTCGACTGGCTCCCCCGCTGA
- a CDS encoding 2-hydroxy-3-oxopropionate reductase, which yields MTTNSAAQGAGRDVRPSIAWIGLGIMGSPMSENLIAAGFPVTGYTLEQEKLDRLAKAGGTAAGSIAEAVADADVIVTMVPASPQVEAVAYGPDGILAHARRGALLIDMSSITPQTSVDLAENAAERGIRVLDAPVSGGEAGAVEAVLSIMVGGEQADFERARPVFEALGRTIVHCGPHGAGQTVKAANQLIVAVNIQACAEAVVFLEKSGVDLPAALDVLGGGLAGSTVLARKKDNFLTRDFRPGFRIDLHHKDMGIVTDAARNVGAALPVGAVVAQLVAALREQGDGGLDHSALLRGVERLSGHEV from the coding sequence ATGACCACCAACTCCGCAGCCCAGGGCGCCGGTCGCGACGTCCGGCCCTCGATCGCCTGGATCGGCCTCGGCATCATGGGCTCCCCCATGTCCGAGAACCTGATCGCGGCGGGCTTCCCGGTCACCGGCTACACCCTGGAGCAGGAGAAGCTCGACCGGCTGGCCAAGGCCGGCGGCACGGCCGCCGGTTCGATCGCCGAGGCCGTTGCGGACGCGGACGTGATCGTCACCATGGTCCCCGCGTCGCCGCAGGTCGAGGCCGTCGCGTACGGGCCGGACGGCATCCTGGCGCACGCCCGGCGCGGCGCCCTGCTCATCGACATGTCCTCGATCACCCCGCAGACCTCCGTGGACCTGGCGGAGAACGCCGCCGAGCGCGGCATCCGGGTGCTCGACGCGCCCGTCTCGGGCGGCGAGGCCGGGGCGGTCGAGGCGGTGCTGTCCATCATGGTCGGCGGCGAGCAGGCCGACTTCGAGCGGGCCCGGCCGGTCTTCGAGGCGCTGGGCAGGACGATCGTGCACTGCGGCCCGCACGGCGCCGGCCAGACGGTCAAGGCCGCCAACCAGTTGATCGTCGCGGTCAACATCCAGGCGTGCGCCGAGGCCGTCGTCTTCCTGGAGAAGTCCGGCGTGGACCTGCCGGCGGCGCTCGACGTCCTCGGCGGCGGCCTGGCCGGCTCCACCGTGCTGGCGCGCAAGAAGGACAACTTCCTCACCCGCGACTTCCGGCCCGGCTTCCGCATCGACCTGCACCACAAGGACATGGGCATCGTCACCGACGCCGCCCGGAACGTCGGCGCCGCGCTGCCGGTCGGCGCGGTCGTCGCCCAACTCGTCGCCGCCCTGCGCGAGCAGGGCGACGGCGGCCTGGACCACTCCGCGCTGCTGCGCGGCGTGGAGCGCCTCTCCGGCCACGAGGTCTGA
- the gcl gene encoding glyoxylate carboligase, producing the protein MPRMTAARAAVEILKKEGVRVAFGVPGAAINPFYAALRAAGGIGHVLARHVEGASHMAEGYTRARPGNIGLCIGTSGPAGTDMITGLYSAMGDSVPILCVTGQAPTPVLHKEDFQAVDIAAIATPVTKKATTVLQAAQVPGVFQQAFHLMRSGRPGPVLVDLPTDVQLTEIEFDPDTYEPLPVHRPAATRAQAEKAVAMLCAAERPLIVAGGGVIGADACASLVEFAELTGTPVVPTLMGWGAIPDDHPLNAGMVGLQTSHRYGNENFLAADFVLGIGNRWANRHTGYRLDVYTEGRTFVHVDVEPTQIGRIFAPDYGIASDAGAALRQFTEVARDLRAAGRLPDRAAWAAATQERRARLQRRTHFDDVPMKPQRVYEEMNKAFGPDTRYVTAIGLSQIAGAQMLHVYRPRHWINCGQAGPLGWTVPAALGVATADPEALVVGLAGDYDFQFLVEELAVGAQHRIPYVQVLVNNSYLGLIRQAQLGLDMNFQVNLEFENVNSPELGGYGVDHVKVAEGLGCKAIRVTEPGGLGAAFAEAQKLAAEHRVPVVVEAILERITNISMSTTADISDIREWEDLATEPWHAPTSILPLKS; encoded by the coding sequence ATGCCCCGTATGACAGCCGCGCGCGCGGCGGTGGAGATCCTCAAGAAGGAAGGCGTCCGGGTCGCGTTCGGCGTCCCGGGGGCGGCGATCAACCCGTTCTACGCGGCCCTCAGGGCGGCCGGCGGCATCGGCCACGTGCTCGCCCGGCACGTCGAAGGCGCCTCGCACATGGCCGAGGGGTACACCCGTGCCCGGCCCGGCAACATCGGCCTGTGCATCGGCACGTCGGGCCCCGCGGGCACCGACATGATCACCGGGCTGTACTCGGCGATGGGCGACTCCGTCCCGATCCTGTGCGTCACCGGGCAGGCGCCGACGCCCGTGCTGCACAAGGAGGACTTCCAGGCCGTCGACATCGCGGCGATCGCCACCCCCGTGACCAAGAAGGCCACCACCGTGCTGCAGGCCGCCCAGGTGCCCGGCGTCTTCCAGCAGGCGTTCCACCTGATGCGCTCGGGCCGCCCCGGGCCGGTCCTCGTCGACCTGCCCACCGACGTCCAGCTCACCGAGATCGAGTTCGACCCGGACACGTACGAGCCGCTGCCCGTCCACCGGCCCGCCGCCACCCGCGCGCAGGCGGAGAAGGCCGTCGCGATGCTGTGCGCCGCAGAGCGCCCGCTGATCGTCGCCGGCGGCGGCGTCATCGGCGCCGACGCCTGCGCGTCGCTGGTGGAGTTCGCGGAGCTGACCGGCACGCCCGTCGTACCGACCCTGATGGGCTGGGGCGCCATCCCCGACGACCACCCGCTCAACGCCGGCATGGTCGGGCTGCAGACCTCCCACCGCTACGGCAACGAGAACTTCCTCGCCGCCGACTTCGTCCTCGGCATCGGCAACCGCTGGGCCAACCGCCACACCGGCTACCGGCTCGACGTCTACACCGAGGGCCGCACCTTCGTCCACGTCGACGTCGAGCCCACCCAGATCGGCCGGATCTTCGCCCCCGACTACGGCATCGCCTCCGACGCCGGCGCCGCGCTCCGCCAGTTCACCGAGGTCGCCCGCGACCTGCGCGCTGCCGGCCGGCTGCCGGACCGCGCCGCCTGGGCCGCCGCCACCCAGGAGCGCAGGGCGCGACTCCAGCGCCGCACGCACTTCGACGACGTGCCGATGAAGCCGCAGCGGGTCTACGAGGAGATGAACAAGGCCTTCGGCCCCGACACCCGCTACGTCACGGCCATCGGGCTCTCCCAGATCGCCGGCGCCCAGATGCTCCACGTCTACCGGCCGCGGCACTGGATCAACTGCGGCCAGGCCGGTCCCCTCGGGTGGACCGTGCCCGCCGCCCTCGGCGTCGCGACGGCCGACCCGGAGGCGCTGGTAGTCGGGCTCGCCGGGGACTACGACTTCCAGTTCCTGGTGGAGGAGCTGGCGGTCGGCGCGCAGCACCGCATCCCGTACGTCCAGGTGCTCGTCAACAACTCCTACCTCGGCCTCATCCGGCAGGCGCAGTTGGGCCTGGACATGAACTTCCAGGTCAACCTGGAGTTCGAGAACGTCAACTCGCCGGAGCTGGGCGGCTACGGCGTCGACCACGTCAAGGTCGCCGAAGGGCTGGGCTGCAAGGCGATCCGGGTCACCGAACCGGGCGGGCTGGGTGCGGCGTTCGCCGAGGCGCAGAAGCTGGCGGCGGAGCACCGCGTGCCGGTGGTCGTGGAGGCGATCCTGGAGCGGATCACCAACATCTCCATGAGCACCACGGCGGACATCAGCGACATCCGCGAGTGGGAGGACCTGGCCACCGAGCCGTGGCACGCCCCCACGTCCATCCTGCCGCTGAAGAGCTGA